One window of the Ammospiza caudacuta isolate bAmmCau1 chromosome 9, bAmmCau1.pri, whole genome shotgun sequence genome contains the following:
- the HERC4 gene encoding probable E3 ubiquitin-protein ligase HERC4 isoform X2 yields the protein MLCWGNASFGQLGLGGIDEEIVLEPRKSDFFLNKRVRDVGCGLRHTVFVLDDGTVYTCGCNDLGQLGHDKGRKRPEHVGALDAQNIVAVSCGEAHTLALNDKGQVYAWGLATDGQLGLPGTEECVRVPRNIKSLSEIQIVQVACGYYHSLALSKGSEVFSWGQNKYGQLGLGYEYKKQTSPQMIKSLLGIPFAQIAAGGAHSFVLTLSGAIFGWGRNKFGQLGVNDDTDRYVPTLLKSLRSQKVVHICCGEDHTAALTKEGGVFTFGAGGYGQLGHNSTSHEINPRKVFELMGSVVTQITCGRQHTTAFVPSSGRIYSFGLGGNGQLGTGTTSNRKSPFTVRGNWIPFSTQCPMSTDSEECYCVKRIFSGGDQSFAHYFYPQNMVPPDDFRNPELLKQIWTVNEMFIQKLLSFPSGRLPVEIANEIDGTFSSAGCLNGSFLALSNDDHYKTSARFSGVDMNAARLLFHKLIQPEHAQISQQVAASLEKNLIPKLTSSLPDVEALRLYLTLPECPLMSDENNFTTLAIPFGAAILNLEKAPLKVLENWWSVLEPPLFLKIVELYKDVVVHLLKVCKMGIPPSDRRILTNFLHTAFRVLEILHRVNERGQVIQYDRFYIHEIQDLIDIRNDYANWFQQQVLGMLTEVPVIICTYPFVFDAQAKTTLLQTDAIIQMQMAVDQAHRQNLSSLFLPVFESVNPCLIVMVRRDNIVGDAVEVLRKTKNVDYKKPLKVIFVGEEAVDAGGVRKEFFLLIMRELLDPKYGMFRYYEESRLIWFSDKTFEDSDLFHLIGVVCGLAIYNFTIVDLHFPLALYKKLLNQKPSLDDLKELMPDVGRGMQQLLDYPEDDIEEAFCLNFTITVENFGTTEIKELVPKGADIPVVKQNRQDFVDAYVDYIFNTSVASLYSAFHEGFHKVCGGKVLQLFQPSELQAMVIGNTNYDWKELEKNTEYKGEYWADHPTIKIFWEVFHELSLEKKKQFLLFLTGSDRIPILGMKCLKLVIQPTGGGEDYLPVAHTCFNLLDLPKYTDKETLKSKLIQAIDHYEGFSLV from the exons ATGTTGTGCTGGGGCAATGCATCTTTTGGACAGCTTGGATTGGGTGGAATTGATGAAGAGATTGTTTTAGAACCCAGAAAAAGTGactttttcctaaataaaaggGTCAGAGATGTAGGATGTGGACTGAGACACACTGTTTTTGTCCTGGATGATGGGACAGTTTATACATGTGGATGCAACGATCTGGGACAACTAGGGCACgacaaaggcaggaaaagacCCG AGCATGTTGGTGCACTGGATGCCCAAAATATTGTAGCTGTGTCATGTGGAGAAGCCCACACTCTTGCATTAAATGACAAAGGTCAGGTATATGCTTGGGGTCTGGCTACTGATGGACAGCTTGGCTTGCCAGGAACAGAGGAATGCGTCAGAGTGCCCAG AAATATTAAAAGTTTATCAGAGATCCAGATTGTCCAAGTTGCTTGTGGTTATTATCATTCACTAGCACTCTCAAAAG GAAGTGAAGTGTTTTCCTGGGGACAAAACAAATATGGCCAGCTGGGCCTAGGTTATGAGTATAAAAAACAAACCTCCCCACAGATGATTAAATCTCTGCTGGGAATCCCTTTTGCACAGattgcagcaggaggagctcacAGCTTTGTGCTGACTCTTTCTGGAGCCATCTTCGGATGGGGACGCAACAAATTTGGGCAGCTGGGTGTTAATGATGACACAG ACAGGTATGTTCCTACCCTGCTCAAGTCCCTGAGAAGTCAGAAGGTTGTTCATATATGTTGTGGAGAGGATCATACTGCTGCCCTTACAAAG gAAGGTGGGGTTTTCACATTTGGAGCTGGAGGCTATGGCCAGCTGGGACATAACTCTACCAGCCACGAGATAAATCCCAGGAAAGTTTTTGAGCTCATGGGGAGCGTTGTCACACAAATCACCTGTGGCAG GCAGCACACCACTGCATTTGTCCCTTCTTCTGGAAGAATTTACTCCTTTGGACTGGGAGGCAatgggcagctgggcacagggaccacCAGTAACAGGAAAAGTCCCTTCACAGTGAGAGGAAACTGGATTCCCTTTAGTACTCAGTGCCCAATGAGCACAG ACAGTGAGGAGTGCTACTGTGTAAAGAGAATTTTCTCTGGTGGGGACCAAAGTTTTGCACACTACTTTTATCCACAG AACATGGTGCCACCAGATGATTTTAGGAATCCTGAACTTTTGAAGCAGATCTGGACTGTGAATGAAATGTTTATTCAAAAATTGCTGAGTTTCCCATCTGGAAGACTTCCTGTAGAGATAGCTAA CGAAATTGATGGAACGTTCTCCTCTGCTGGGTGCCTGAATGGGAGCTTTTTGGCACTGAG caatgaTGATCATTACAAAACCAGTGCTAGATTCTCAGGGGTTGACATGAATGCTGCTAGACTACTCTTCCACAAACTCATACAGCCTGAGCACGCTCAGATATCACAACAG GTGGCAGCTAGTTTGGAGAAGAACCTTATTCCCAAATTGACCAGCTCCTTACCAGATGTTGAAGCTCTGAGGCTGTATCTCACTCTACCAGAGTGCCCACTGATGAGTGATGAAAACAATTTCACAACGTTAGCTATTCCTTTTGGAGCAGCTATTCTGAACCTGGAAAAAGCTCCTCTGAAAGTTCTTG AAAATTGGTGGTCTGTGCTTGAGCCTCCCTTGTTCCTCAAGATAGTGGAACTCTACAAGGATGTCGTGGTGCACCTTTTGAAGGTGTGCAAGATGGGCATTCCCCCTTCTGACAGGAGAATACTCACCAACTTCCTCCACACAGCCTTCAGAGTTCTGGAAATCCTGCACAGA GTGAATGAAAGAGGACAAGTTATACAGTATGACAGATTTTACATTCATGAGATACAAGATTTGATAGATATCAGAAATGACTATGCCAACTGGTTCCAGCAGCAGGTGTTGGGAATG TTAACAGAGGTTCCTGTTATAATTTGCACATACCCATTTGTATTTGATGCCCAGGCAAAGACAACTCTCCTGCAAACAGATGCAATCATACAGATGCAG atGGCTGTGGATCAGGCCCACAGGCAGAATCTGTCTTCTCTCTTCCTGCCAGTGTTTGAGTCTGTGAACCCCTGCCTGATAGTGATGGTGCGGAGGGACAACATCGTGGGCGACGCCGTGGAGGTGCTCCGGAAAACAAAGAACGTGGACTACAAGAAGCCCCTCAAG GTCATTTTTGTAGGGGAGGAAGCCGTCGATGCTGGAGGCGTTCGCAAAGAGTTTTTCTTGCTCATCATGAGGGAGTTGCTAGATCCCAAATATGGAATGTTCAGGTACTACGAGGAGTCCAGGCTGATCTGGTTCTCTGATAAG ACCTTTGAAGACAGTGACTTGTTTCATTTGATTGGTGTTGTCTGTGGGCTAGCAATATATAATTTTACTATTGTAGACCTTCATTTTCCTCTGGCTTTGTACAAAAAGCTATTGAATCAGAAACCATCCCTGGATGACTTAAAAGAATTGATGCCAGATGTTGGCAG GGGAATGCAACAGCTACTGGACTATCCAGAGGATGACATAGAAGAAGCATTTTGTCTTAATTTTACT ATCACTGTGGAAAACTTTGGTACAACAGAAATCAAGGAGCTTGTTCCTAAAGGTGCTGACATTCCTGTAGTCAAACAAAATAG GCAAGATTTTGTAGATGCATATGTGGATTACATCTTCAATACATCTGTGGCTTCCCTATACAGTGCATTCCATGAAGGCTTCCACAAAGTGTGTGGAGGCAAAGTTCTTCAGCTCTTCCAGCCCAGTGAGCTGCAGGCAATGGTGATTGGGAACACAAATTATGactggaaggagctggagaag AACACAGAATACAAAGGAGAATACTGGGCAGACCATCCTACAATTAAAATATTCTGGGAGGTTTTTCACGAGTTGTCTTTGGAGAAGAAGAAGCAGTTTTTGT tgTTTCTGACAGGCAGCGATCGGATTCCCATCCTCGGAATGAAGTGTCTGAAACTGGTCATCCAGCCAACAGGAGGGGGAGAAGATTACCTGCCCGTAGCTCACACTTGCTTTAATCTTCTTGATCTTCCAAAATACACTGATAAAGAAACCCTGAAGTCTAAGTTGATCCAGGCTATAGACCACTATGAAGGTTTCAGTTTAGTATAA
- the HERC4 gene encoding probable E3 ubiquitin-protein ligase HERC4 isoform X1, which produces MLCWGNASFGQLGLGGIDEEIVLEPRKSDFFLNKRVRDVGCGLRHTVFVLDDGTVYTCGCNDLGQLGHDKGRKRPEHVGALDAQNIVAVSCGEAHTLALNDKGQVYAWGLATDGQLGLPGTEECVRVPRNIKSLSEIQIVQVACGYYHSLALSKGSEVFSWGQNKYGQLGLGYEYKKQTSPQMIKSLLGIPFAQIAAGGAHSFVLTLSGAIFGWGRNKFGQLGVNDDTDRYVPTLLKSLRSQKVVHICCGEDHTAALTKEGGVFTFGAGGYGQLGHNSTSHEINPRKVFELMGSVVTQITCGRQHTTAFVPSSGRIYSFGLGGNGQLGTGTTSNRKSPFTVRGNWIPFSTQCPMSTDSEECYCVKRIFSGGDQSFAHYFYPQNMVPPDDFRNPELLKQIWTVNEMFIQKLLSFPSGRLPVEIANEIDGTFSSAGCLNGSFLALSNDDHYKTSARFSGVDMNAARLLFHKLIQPEHAQISQQVAASLEKNLIPKLTSSLPDVEALRLYLTLPECPLMSDENNFTTLAIPFGAAILNLEKAPLKVLENWWSVLEPPLFLKIVELYKDVVVHLLKVCKMGIPPSDRRILTNFLHTAFRVLEILHRVNERGQVIQYDRFYIHEIQDLIDIRNDYANWFQQQVLGMDVNHGLTELTEVPVIICTYPFVFDAQAKTTLLQTDAIIQMQMAVDQAHRQNLSSLFLPVFESVNPCLIVMVRRDNIVGDAVEVLRKTKNVDYKKPLKVIFVGEEAVDAGGVRKEFFLLIMRELLDPKYGMFRYYEESRLIWFSDKTFEDSDLFHLIGVVCGLAIYNFTIVDLHFPLALYKKLLNQKPSLDDLKELMPDVGRGMQQLLDYPEDDIEEAFCLNFTITVENFGTTEIKELVPKGADIPVVKQNRQDFVDAYVDYIFNTSVASLYSAFHEGFHKVCGGKVLQLFQPSELQAMVIGNTNYDWKELEKNTEYKGEYWADHPTIKIFWEVFHELSLEKKKQFLLFLTGSDRIPILGMKCLKLVIQPTGGGEDYLPVAHTCFNLLDLPKYTDKETLKSKLIQAIDHYEGFSLV; this is translated from the exons ATGTTGTGCTGGGGCAATGCATCTTTTGGACAGCTTGGATTGGGTGGAATTGATGAAGAGATTGTTTTAGAACCCAGAAAAAGTGactttttcctaaataaaaggGTCAGAGATGTAGGATGTGGACTGAGACACACTGTTTTTGTCCTGGATGATGGGACAGTTTATACATGTGGATGCAACGATCTGGGACAACTAGGGCACgacaaaggcaggaaaagacCCG AGCATGTTGGTGCACTGGATGCCCAAAATATTGTAGCTGTGTCATGTGGAGAAGCCCACACTCTTGCATTAAATGACAAAGGTCAGGTATATGCTTGGGGTCTGGCTACTGATGGACAGCTTGGCTTGCCAGGAACAGAGGAATGCGTCAGAGTGCCCAG AAATATTAAAAGTTTATCAGAGATCCAGATTGTCCAAGTTGCTTGTGGTTATTATCATTCACTAGCACTCTCAAAAG GAAGTGAAGTGTTTTCCTGGGGACAAAACAAATATGGCCAGCTGGGCCTAGGTTATGAGTATAAAAAACAAACCTCCCCACAGATGATTAAATCTCTGCTGGGAATCCCTTTTGCACAGattgcagcaggaggagctcacAGCTTTGTGCTGACTCTTTCTGGAGCCATCTTCGGATGGGGACGCAACAAATTTGGGCAGCTGGGTGTTAATGATGACACAG ACAGGTATGTTCCTACCCTGCTCAAGTCCCTGAGAAGTCAGAAGGTTGTTCATATATGTTGTGGAGAGGATCATACTGCTGCCCTTACAAAG gAAGGTGGGGTTTTCACATTTGGAGCTGGAGGCTATGGCCAGCTGGGACATAACTCTACCAGCCACGAGATAAATCCCAGGAAAGTTTTTGAGCTCATGGGGAGCGTTGTCACACAAATCACCTGTGGCAG GCAGCACACCACTGCATTTGTCCCTTCTTCTGGAAGAATTTACTCCTTTGGACTGGGAGGCAatgggcagctgggcacagggaccacCAGTAACAGGAAAAGTCCCTTCACAGTGAGAGGAAACTGGATTCCCTTTAGTACTCAGTGCCCAATGAGCACAG ACAGTGAGGAGTGCTACTGTGTAAAGAGAATTTTCTCTGGTGGGGACCAAAGTTTTGCACACTACTTTTATCCACAG AACATGGTGCCACCAGATGATTTTAGGAATCCTGAACTTTTGAAGCAGATCTGGACTGTGAATGAAATGTTTATTCAAAAATTGCTGAGTTTCCCATCTGGAAGACTTCCTGTAGAGATAGCTAA CGAAATTGATGGAACGTTCTCCTCTGCTGGGTGCCTGAATGGGAGCTTTTTGGCACTGAG caatgaTGATCATTACAAAACCAGTGCTAGATTCTCAGGGGTTGACATGAATGCTGCTAGACTACTCTTCCACAAACTCATACAGCCTGAGCACGCTCAGATATCACAACAG GTGGCAGCTAGTTTGGAGAAGAACCTTATTCCCAAATTGACCAGCTCCTTACCAGATGTTGAAGCTCTGAGGCTGTATCTCACTCTACCAGAGTGCCCACTGATGAGTGATGAAAACAATTTCACAACGTTAGCTATTCCTTTTGGAGCAGCTATTCTGAACCTGGAAAAAGCTCCTCTGAAAGTTCTTG AAAATTGGTGGTCTGTGCTTGAGCCTCCCTTGTTCCTCAAGATAGTGGAACTCTACAAGGATGTCGTGGTGCACCTTTTGAAGGTGTGCAAGATGGGCATTCCCCCTTCTGACAGGAGAATACTCACCAACTTCCTCCACACAGCCTTCAGAGTTCTGGAAATCCTGCACAGA GTGAATGAAAGAGGACAAGTTATACAGTATGACAGATTTTACATTCATGAGATACAAGATTTGATAGATATCAGAAATGACTATGCCAACTGGTTCCAGCAGCAGGTGTTGGGAATG GATGTCAACCATGGATTAACTGAG TTAACAGAGGTTCCTGTTATAATTTGCACATACCCATTTGTATTTGATGCCCAGGCAAAGACAACTCTCCTGCAAACAGATGCAATCATACAGATGCAG atGGCTGTGGATCAGGCCCACAGGCAGAATCTGTCTTCTCTCTTCCTGCCAGTGTTTGAGTCTGTGAACCCCTGCCTGATAGTGATGGTGCGGAGGGACAACATCGTGGGCGACGCCGTGGAGGTGCTCCGGAAAACAAAGAACGTGGACTACAAGAAGCCCCTCAAG GTCATTTTTGTAGGGGAGGAAGCCGTCGATGCTGGAGGCGTTCGCAAAGAGTTTTTCTTGCTCATCATGAGGGAGTTGCTAGATCCCAAATATGGAATGTTCAGGTACTACGAGGAGTCCAGGCTGATCTGGTTCTCTGATAAG ACCTTTGAAGACAGTGACTTGTTTCATTTGATTGGTGTTGTCTGTGGGCTAGCAATATATAATTTTACTATTGTAGACCTTCATTTTCCTCTGGCTTTGTACAAAAAGCTATTGAATCAGAAACCATCCCTGGATGACTTAAAAGAATTGATGCCAGATGTTGGCAG GGGAATGCAACAGCTACTGGACTATCCAGAGGATGACATAGAAGAAGCATTTTGTCTTAATTTTACT ATCACTGTGGAAAACTTTGGTACAACAGAAATCAAGGAGCTTGTTCCTAAAGGTGCTGACATTCCTGTAGTCAAACAAAATAG GCAAGATTTTGTAGATGCATATGTGGATTACATCTTCAATACATCTGTGGCTTCCCTATACAGTGCATTCCATGAAGGCTTCCACAAAGTGTGTGGAGGCAAAGTTCTTCAGCTCTTCCAGCCCAGTGAGCTGCAGGCAATGGTGATTGGGAACACAAATTATGactggaaggagctggagaag AACACAGAATACAAAGGAGAATACTGGGCAGACCATCCTACAATTAAAATATTCTGGGAGGTTTTTCACGAGTTGTCTTTGGAGAAGAAGAAGCAGTTTTTGT tgTTTCTGACAGGCAGCGATCGGATTCCCATCCTCGGAATGAAGTGTCTGAAACTGGTCATCCAGCCAACAGGAGGGGGAGAAGATTACCTGCCCGTAGCTCACACTTGCTTTAATCTTCTTGATCTTCCAAAATACACTGATAAAGAAACCCTGAAGTCTAAGTTGATCCAGGCTATAGACCACTATGAAGGTTTCAGTTTAGTATAA